A genomic region of Gemmatimonas sp. contains the following coding sequences:
- a CDS encoding ABC transporter permease, producing the protein MSVVLRARYAAPLARPRWRAPRLPLSTALLLLIVLSALAAPWIAPYDPTQQLDIVALKNAPPSPVHLLGTDPYSRDLLSRLLYGGRVSLAVSGLATVVAALLAMVWGGIAAASGPVVGGVLMDVADALRAIPRKLVLLAIMLVVPHPSVPMLALLLGAGSWTALAQVIYTEARTVRAREFVRAAEALGVPPQRLLVRHVAPHLTQVVAAASATLLADLLAVEAGVSFLGLGVRPPTPSWGTILQDGVAYLGSAWWVATAPALLLVFTVLGVARLADRLTAR; encoded by the coding sequence ATGAGCGTCGTACTGCGTGCCCGGTACGCAGCGCCGCTGGCGCGCCCGCGATGGCGGGCTCCGCGCCTGCCGCTGTCGACGGCGCTGCTGTTGCTGATCGTCCTGTCTGCCCTCGCCGCCCCGTGGATCGCCCCCTACGACCCCACGCAGCAGCTGGACATCGTGGCGCTCAAGAATGCCCCGCCCAGTCCCGTGCATCTGCTGGGCACCGATCCCTACTCGCGCGACCTGCTGAGCCGCCTGCTGTACGGGGGCCGCGTGTCGCTCGCGGTGAGCGGGTTGGCCACAGTAGTCGCCGCGCTCCTGGCGATGGTTTGGGGAGGGATCGCCGCCGCGAGCGGGCCTGTCGTTGGTGGGGTGTTGATGGACGTGGCCGATGCGCTGCGGGCCATACCACGGAAACTGGTGCTGCTGGCCATCATGCTGGTGGTCCCGCATCCGTCGGTACCAATGCTGGCGCTTCTCCTTGGTGCCGGTAGCTGGACGGCGCTCGCGCAGGTGATCTACACCGAAGCGCGCACGGTGCGCGCCCGCGAATTCGTGCGCGCCGCCGAGGCACTCGGCGTGCCACCGCAACGTCTGCTGGTTCGTCACGTGGCCCCGCATCTCACCCAGGTCGTGGCCGCCGCCAGCGCCACGCTGCTCGCTGACCTGCTGGCGGTGGAGGCGGGCGTCTCCTTCCTCGGGCTCGGGGTCCGTCCGCCTACGCCCAGCTGGGGCACCATCCTGCAGGACGGCGTGGCCTACCTGGGGAGCGCGTGGTGGGTTGCGACGGCGCCGGCGCTCCTGCTGGTGTTCACCGTGCTCGGGGTGGCCCGCCTAGCCGACCGGCTGACCGCACGGTAG
- a CDS encoding ABC transporter permease, translating into MRVSIIRRLSRSVLVVLLATTASFALLRLAPGDATTGSVEGRGRTASERAVLAQQLGLQQPLPVQLARYVGDVLRGRLGVSSSEGRPVIDVMGDALPATVLLSGTALLLAALLGVSVGTLHGWRPESRGVRLAATALTAGYAVPEVVLGTALLAVFALHAGLFPAGGLDDPLVALTGSAMARWRDRGWHVVLPASALALSWSAVIVRQQRQAVRATAGEPHVQAAQARGVTPLRLLLQHVLRPSMAGSVALLGTMLPVVAGGTIVVETLFSWPGMGSLLVRAVTLRDAPLVAGIVILVSAAVAAGSLLTELLASRLDPRLRTAADVRRS; encoded by the coding sequence ATGCGCGTGTCGATCATTCGGCGGCTGAGCCGATCAGTGCTGGTCGTCCTGCTGGCGACGACGGCCAGCTTCGCGCTGCTGCGTCTGGCCCCGGGGGATGCCACGACCGGATCGGTGGAGGGGCGCGGGCGCACGGCGAGCGAGCGGGCGGTGCTCGCTCAGCAGCTGGGGCTGCAGCAGCCGCTGCCGGTGCAGCTCGCCCGGTATGTCGGCGACGTGCTGCGTGGCCGGCTGGGCGTCTCCAGCAGTGAAGGCCGACCGGTCATCGACGTCATGGGCGACGCGCTGCCGGCGACGGTCCTGCTCTCCGGCACCGCCCTGCTTCTTGCGGCCCTCCTCGGGGTAAGCGTCGGTACGCTGCACGGCTGGCGCCCGGAGAGCCGAGGGGTCCGTCTGGCCGCCACGGCGCTCACCGCCGGCTATGCCGTGCCCGAGGTCGTGCTTGGCACCGCGCTGCTGGCCGTCTTCGCCTTGCATGCTGGCCTCTTTCCCGCCGGTGGACTCGACGATCCGCTGGTGGCGCTCACCGGCTCCGCGATGGCCCGCTGGCGCGATCGGGGCTGGCATGTGGTGCTGCCGGCCAGCGCGCTGGCGCTGTCGTGGAGCGCCGTGATCGTGCGGCAGCAGCGCCAGGCGGTGCGCGCCACGGCGGGTGAGCCCCACGTGCAGGCGGCGCAGGCGCGAGGCGTTACCCCGTTGCGGCTGCTGCTGCAGCATGTGCTGCGCCCCTCGATGGCGGGGAGCGTGGCGCTGCTGGGGACGATGCTCCCGGTCGTGGCCGGGGGCACCATCGTCGTGGAAACACTCTTCTCGTGGCCCGGCATGGGGTCACTGCTGGTGCGGGCCGTGACGCTGCGCGACGCGCCGCTGGTGGCCGGTATCGTCATTCTCGTGTCGGCCGCCGTGGCGGCGGGATCGCTGCTCACCGAGCTGCTGGCGTCGCGGCTCGATCCGCGGCTGCGTACCGCCGCCGACGTACGCCGATCATGA
- a CDS encoding peptide ABC transporter substrate-binding protein — protein sequence MKMSVRTRLVHAVPAPSALLLGLLLAAACGEPAADDATADLASTAGVVIATAADADALVPPLVATTAGKQVVDLLFDHLAEPTSTRVRTDGDAGFAPRLAHRWLWSTDSLSIAFEIDSAARWHDGRPVTAADVQFSFALYTDPAVGSMHARGFDGIDSVTVRDARTAVAWWHRRHPEQFFQLVYNLAIMPKHLLDTVPRDGLLASAYASAPVGSGRYRFGTWERKQRLVLVADSVNYRGRPRFDRVIWSVAPDPNTATMAVITGQADVLEVLRGDAVGKVAATPTLKAVEYGSLDYGYLALNHRTPRGRSSLFADRALRLALTQAIDRGAVVRNALDSLGRVALGPFTRADVTVDTTAPGIAFDSVAAGRALDSLGWRRVAGNPVRMKNGRPLRFAILVPASSGTRKKLAVLLQGQLAAAGVGVEIEPVDAGVFASRLQQGDFEAALNVWRNDPSPSALRQAWGAPKGDDVGANFGRYASAAFDATIDSAIATFEPAARTALFRRAHALLVADAPAIWLYEPRNLAAVHARLVPVGVRPDAWLAQLGDWRADGTRTTALR from the coding sequence ATGAAGATGTCCGTTCGCACGCGCCTCGTTCACGCGGTCCCCGCGCCCAGCGCGCTCCTGCTCGGCCTCCTGCTCGCCGCCGCGTGCGGTGAACCGGCCGCGGACGACGCGACCGCGGATCTGGCCAGCACGGCCGGCGTCGTGATCGCCACGGCCGCCGATGCCGATGCCCTGGTGCCGCCGCTCGTCGCCACGACGGCGGGCAAGCAGGTCGTCGATCTGCTCTTCGATCATCTCGCCGAGCCGACGTCAACCCGCGTCCGGACCGATGGCGACGCCGGCTTCGCGCCGCGCCTCGCCCACCGTTGGCTGTGGTCGACCGACTCGCTGTCGATTGCCTTCGAGATCGATTCGGCGGCGCGCTGGCACGACGGGCGCCCGGTGACCGCGGCCGATGTGCAGTTCTCGTTCGCGCTCTACACCGATCCAGCCGTGGGGTCGATGCATGCGCGCGGCTTCGACGGCATCGATTCCGTGACCGTGCGGGACGCCCGCACCGCGGTGGCGTGGTGGCACCGGCGGCACCCCGAGCAGTTCTTTCAGCTCGTCTACAATCTCGCCATCATGCCGAAGCACCTGCTCGACACCGTGCCGCGCGACGGCCTGCTGGCGTCGGCGTACGCGAGCGCCCCGGTGGGGAGCGGGCGCTACCGATTCGGCACGTGGGAGCGCAAGCAGCGGCTGGTGCTGGTGGCCGACAGCGTCAACTATCGCGGGCGCCCGCGCTTCGATCGGGTGATCTGGTCGGTGGCGCCCGATCCCAACACGGCCACGATGGCGGTCATCACCGGTCAGGCCGATGTACTGGAGGTGTTGCGCGGTGATGCGGTCGGCAAGGTGGCGGCGACGCCGACGCTCAAGGCCGTCGAATACGGGAGCCTCGATTACGGCTATCTCGCGCTCAATCACCGGACGCCGCGTGGGCGGTCGTCGCTGTTCGCCGATCGGGCGTTGCGGCTCGCGTTGACGCAAGCCATCGATCGTGGCGCCGTGGTGCGGAATGCGCTGGATTCGCTGGGGCGGGTAGCGCTGGGGCCCTTCACGCGCGCCGATGTCACGGTCGACACGACGGCGCCCGGCATCGCCTTCGATTCCGTGGCCGCAGGCCGGGCCCTCGACTCGCTCGGGTGGCGTCGGGTGGCTGGGAATCCGGTGCGGATGAAGAACGGCCGCCCGCTGCGCTTCGCCATTCTGGTGCCCGCCTCGAGCGGCACCCGCAAGAAGCTGGCGGTGCTGCTCCAGGGCCAGCTCGCCGCGGCCGGCGTGGGCGTGGAGATCGAGCCGGTGGACGCGGGCGTGTTCGCCAGCCGGCTGCAGCAGGGCGACTTCGAGGCCGCGCTCAACGTGTGGCGGAACGATCCCAGCCCCTCGGCGCTGCGGCAGGCCTGGGGCGCGCCCAAGGGGGATGATGTCGGGGCCAACTTCGGGCGGTATGCGAGCGCGGCGTTCGACGCCACGATCGACAGCGCGATCGCGACCTTCGAGCCGGCCGCGCGCACGGCGCTGTTTCGACGCGCCCACGCCCTCCTCGTGGCCGATGCGCCAGCGATCTGGCTTTACGAGCCGCGCAACCTGGCCGCCGTGCACGCCCGGCTGGTGCCGGTGGGAGTGCGCCCCGATGCCTGGCTGGCGCAGCTCGGTGACTGGCGAGCCGATGGAACGCGGACAACGGCGCTGCGGTAG
- a CDS encoding DUF6713 family protein, translating to MRLTPTLERLYLANAVVLIVHQMDAAYWQEWQLFHLPGGLALYLVLNIPLVLLVLAGYGAVVARRPSAVAYSWGLVAAGLFAVTFHAAYLLAGHAAFRAPASLALLADTALLSGAQAVLLHRARRRAKAAHETSLPPHVNA from the coding sequence GTGCGACTGACGCCGACACTCGAGCGGCTCTACCTGGCGAATGCCGTGGTGCTGATCGTCCACCAGATGGACGCGGCCTACTGGCAGGAATGGCAGCTCTTCCATTTGCCCGGTGGCCTCGCCCTCTACCTCGTGCTGAACATCCCCCTCGTCCTGCTGGTGCTGGCGGGCTACGGCGCGGTCGTGGCGCGTCGGCCCTCGGCCGTCGCCTACTCGTGGGGGCTGGTCGCTGCCGGGCTGTTCGCCGTGACGTTCCACGCCGCCTATCTCCTCGCCGGACACGCAGCGTTCCGCGCGCCGGCATCGCTCGCCCTGCTTGCCGACACGGCGCTCCTGTCCGGCGCGCAGGCCGTGCTGCTCCACCGGGCCCGGCGCCGCGCCAAGGCCGCCCACGAGACGTCCTTGCCGCCGCACGTGAACGCCTGA
- a CDS encoding fatty acid desaturase, with product MTPIVWTDHKRYLWAMALAMPLLPFLALGLHAVTGASLWLWLGPLVVLGVVPLVDLVVGLDRANPPAEMTAALEGDRYYRWVTYLFLPLQYAGFVVAFRAIASGDLSVAECLGLSVTVGCIGGLGINTAHELGHKKEGVERWLSKIALAQCWYGHFYIEHNRGHHVRVATPDDPASSRLGESFYRFWPRTVVGSLRSAWQLEARRHARLGQHPFRPGNHVLHAWLMSAALWTAMVLWLGVGVLPYLLLQGVIGFTLLEAVNYLEHYGLLRQRVGAPGRERYEQVAPRHSWNANHLTTNLLLYHLQRHSDHHAHPTRRYQALRDHAEAPVLPAGYAGMILLALIPPLWFRVVDPRVLAHYGGDVRLANLAPHARARLLARYPSSSGTAPSLRDLGARAAGSAEHMTPHTSSHTSAHTPPHTDAYGCPGCGYVYAPRRGAPREGYPVGTPWAALPADWPCPDCGVREKADFVPLASVAPQVETGPA from the coding sequence ATGACGCCGATCGTCTGGACCGATCACAAGCGGTATCTCTGGGCCATGGCGCTGGCCATGCCGCTCCTGCCGTTTCTGGCCTTGGGGCTCCACGCGGTCACCGGTGCGAGCCTCTGGCTCTGGCTTGGCCCGCTGGTCGTGCTTGGCGTGGTCCCGCTGGTCGACCTCGTCGTGGGCCTCGACCGGGCCAACCCGCCGGCAGAGATGACGGCCGCGCTCGAGGGAGACCGCTACTACCGGTGGGTCACGTATCTCTTTCTGCCGTTGCAGTACGCCGGCTTCGTCGTTGCCTTCCGCGCCATCGCCAGCGGTGACCTCTCGGTCGCCGAATGCCTCGGCCTCTCCGTCACGGTGGGTTGCATCGGCGGCCTCGGCATCAACACCGCCCACGAACTCGGCCACAAAAAGGAAGGTGTGGAGCGCTGGCTGTCCAAGATCGCTCTCGCCCAGTGCTGGTACGGCCACTTCTACATCGAGCACAACCGCGGCCATCACGTGCGCGTCGCCACGCCGGACGACCCGGCCAGCAGCCGGCTGGGGGAGTCGTTCTACCGGTTCTGGCCACGCACCGTGGTCGGATCACTGCGCAGTGCGTGGCAGCTCGAAGCGCGACGCCATGCGCGCCTGGGCCAGCACCCGTTTCGGCCGGGGAACCACGTGCTGCACGCGTGGCTGATGTCCGCCGCGCTCTGGACGGCCATGGTCCTCTGGCTGGGCGTCGGGGTGCTGCCGTACCTCCTGCTGCAGGGCGTGATCGGGTTCACCCTGCTCGAAGCGGTGAACTATCTCGAACACTATGGCCTGCTGCGCCAGCGCGTCGGGGCCCCGGGACGCGAGCGGTACGAGCAGGTGGCCCCGCGTCACTCGTGGAATGCCAATCACCTCACGACCAACCTGCTGCTGTATCACCTGCAGCGGCACAGCGACCACCATGCCCACCCCACCCGGCGCTATCAGGCGCTGCGCGATCACGCGGAGGCGCCGGTGCTCCCCGCCGGCTACGCCGGCATGATCCTGCTGGCCCTGATCCCGCCGCTGTGGTTTCGCGTCGTCGATCCGCGGGTACTCGCGCACTATGGCGGTGACGTACGTCTCGCCAACCTTGCGCCACACGCCCGGGCGCGACTGCTGGCGCGCTACCCGTCCTCGTCCGGCACGGCGCCGTCACTGCGCGACCTCGGGGCACGAGCTGCCGGCAGCGCGGAGCACATGACGCCGCACACTTCGTCACACACGTCAGCGCACACGCCGCCGCACACGGACGCATACGGCTGCCCGGGATGCGGCTATGTGTACGCCCCACGGCGCGGTGCCCCGCGCGAAGGGTACCCGGTCGGTACGCCGTGGGCCGCCCTGCCCGCCGATTGGCCCTGTCCCGACTGCGGGGTGCGCGAGAAGGCGGACTTCGTGCCGCTGGCGTCAGTCGCACCACAAGTGGAGACCGGACCCGCCTGA
- a CDS encoding FAD-dependent oxidoreductase translates to MTRHGQSTGNVGRRDFLQRLAVAAPVMLAVPGCLAPTRRTWPGGDPPGMAGELTADLVIIGGGLGGCAAALAAARRGLRVIMTEQTDWIGGQLTQQAVPPDENAWIETIGSTRSYLTLRSGMRDYYRTQTPLTARARANVRLNPGNCWVSRIGCEPRVALAVIEAMLAPYVHSGQLRILREHTAVAADVHRDRVQAVRVRHGDTARDVVLHAPYFADATELGDLLPLTRTEYVTGAESVAQTGEPHAKRDAEPDNVQAFTMCFALEYRPGEHHVIERPSDYAHWRDLAIPAADGVTYRLLSFDEPANRRIGFDPERRTGYWSYRRVIDRDLFAPQPTVDARYRHDVSIINWGLNDYSFGSLIDVAPATAQQQITRAKEQGLALFYWLQTEAPRPDGGAGWPGLRLRPDIMGTDDGFAKYPYIRESRRVAAEFTVREQHVTAAARPDATHAAAFPDSVGIGHYSMDLHRTTRGDYGRYGTTLPFQIPLGALLPTRMENLLPACKNLGVTHLTNGCYRLHPIEWNIGESVGSLVAFCLARRCLPRAVRRQERLLRDFQRELERDGVPQHWPRDLPR, encoded by the coding sequence ATGACCCGTCACGGCCAGTCGACCGGCAACGTGGGCCGACGCGACTTTCTCCAGCGATTGGCCGTGGCCGCGCCAGTGATGCTGGCCGTCCCCGGGTGTCTTGCTCCAACCCGGCGCACGTGGCCCGGTGGCGACCCCCCCGGCATGGCCGGTGAACTGACCGCCGATCTCGTGATCATTGGCGGCGGCCTGGGCGGCTGTGCCGCCGCGCTGGCCGCCGCGCGGCGTGGGCTCCGGGTGATCATGACCGAGCAGACCGATTGGATCGGCGGACAACTCACCCAGCAGGCGGTGCCGCCCGACGAGAATGCGTGGATCGAAACCATCGGGAGTACCCGCAGTTACCTGACGCTGCGCTCCGGCATGCGCGATTACTATCGCACGCAAACCCCGCTCACCGCGCGGGCCAGGGCGAACGTCCGTCTCAATCCCGGCAACTGCTGGGTGTCGCGCATTGGCTGCGAACCGCGCGTCGCACTGGCCGTGATCGAAGCGATGCTCGCCCCCTACGTGCACAGCGGGCAGCTGCGCATCCTGCGCGAGCACACCGCCGTGGCCGCCGACGTGCACCGTGACCGCGTACAGGCGGTGCGCGTGCGGCATGGTGACACCGCACGCGATGTCGTGCTCCATGCGCCCTACTTCGCCGACGCCACCGAACTCGGCGATCTGCTGCCGCTGACGCGCACGGAGTACGTCACGGGCGCCGAGTCAGTCGCCCAGACCGGCGAGCCGCATGCCAAGCGCGACGCGGAGCCTGACAACGTGCAGGCGTTCACGATGTGCTTCGCCCTCGAGTATCGCCCGGGAGAGCACCACGTGATCGAGCGGCCGAGTGACTATGCACACTGGCGCGACCTGGCGATTCCCGCCGCCGACGGGGTGACGTATCGGCTGCTCAGCTTCGACGAGCCGGCCAACCGGCGCATCGGCTTCGATCCCGAGCGGCGCACCGGCTATTGGTCGTACCGTCGCGTGATCGACCGCGACCTCTTTGCTCCGCAACCGACCGTCGATGCGCGGTACCGGCACGATGTCAGCATCATCAACTGGGGGCTGAACGACTATTCGTTCGGGTCGCTCATCGACGTGGCGCCGGCGACGGCACAGCAGCAGATCACCCGCGCGAAGGAACAGGGCCTTGCGCTGTTTTACTGGCTGCAGACGGAGGCCCCGCGCCCCGATGGCGGTGCCGGCTGGCCGGGGCTGCGACTGCGGCCGGACATCATGGGCACCGACGACGGGTTCGCGAAGTATCCGTACATCCGCGAAAGCCGTCGCGTTGCCGCCGAGTTCACCGTGCGCGAACAGCACGTCACCGCCGCGGCCCGTCCCGACGCCACGCACGCGGCGGCCTTCCCCGACAGTGTGGGGATCGGGCACTACAGCATGGACCTGCACCGCACCACCCGTGGTGACTACGGACGCTACGGCACCACCCTGCCCTTTCAGATTCCGTTGGGCGCACTGCTACCGACGCGCATGGAGAACCTGCTGCCGGCGTGCAAGAACCTTGGCGTCACCCACCTCACCAACGGCTGCTACCGGCTGCATCCAATCGAATGGAACATCGGGGAGAGCGTGGGGAGCCTGGTGGCGTTCTGCCTGGCCCGCCGCTGCCTGCCGCGCGCCGTGCGTCGGCAGGAGCGCCTGCTCCGGGATTTTCAGCGGGAACTCGAACGCGACGGCGTGCCGCAGCACTGGCCGCGCGATCTGCCACGATGA
- a CDS encoding TonB-dependent receptor, with protein MRSLVRACPLALLVTALPSAAVRAGAQAPTPPPSVAESRRTGTVSGRVVDRVSQRPIPDVRVTIAELDLEARSDANGGFTLRGVPAGTHRVRAVLVGYRPGLAPDVSVSAGYPAQVRFELQRLETTLAAVRVGSDAAALAPPPDAPVTTITLTADLVRRAPGALADVSRLVQSLPGVAAGNDQRNDIIARGGAPSENLFLIDGFEVPGINHFGAQGTSGGGIGMFHNELLAQATFHAGAFPSQYGNRLSAVLDLRQRDGDRERWRSQADMSLAGLGLIVEGPIGRRASVIASAREGYFGLLAGPFGLTAVPRTTNGQLRASWEPGAGHRVWLSAIAGRDGIDFESLPTDLENLDPTGSEIVRGDRHMAGLGWQHPLGGRGVGRFTVSRSGLGYGEEVNEARLGGARAWFNRSRESEVTAKYDLTMQLPGLGELNAGAVRRRLATRTRMEAPFGSFLPLAPSGRVNPFASDATTRGDVDGLHLQLSRAVGPAQVTAGVRADRFGMSEAVRVGPRIAAAFRVAPTLELTGGAGRYHQQVPLVYVAAIPRNRALPPMRADHAVVGLAWTPAPALRVTLEAYEKRYADYPVSTDLPQFTLANAGDSYDVVGALVPLTARGVGRVRGLELFAQRQLVQGTYWQAAVSTTHSRQAALDGVLRRGAYDAPFSATVIAGRRVRQRWDLSTRASWAAGRPTTPVRTDLSTAQQRLVLDAMRLNEDRSADYLRVDMRAERRVALGGRTLAVYLDVQNVTNRRNVAGFDWNSKTNRLAFTEQAGLLPVLGLNLKF; from the coding sequence ATGCGATCCCTCGTCCGCGCGTGCCCGCTCGCGCTCCTCGTCACCGCCCTCCCGTCGGCCGCGGTCCGGGCCGGTGCGCAGGCCCCAACCCCGCCGCCGTCCGTTGCCGAGTCGAGGCGGACCGGTACGGTGAGCGGTCGCGTCGTCGACCGCGTCTCGCAGCGGCCGATCCCGGACGTCCGGGTCACGATCGCCGAGCTTGACCTCGAGGCCCGCAGCGACGCCAACGGGGGGTTCACGCTCCGCGGCGTCCCCGCCGGGACGCATCGCGTGCGGGCCGTTCTCGTCGGGTACCGGCCCGGGCTCGCGCCCGATGTCTCGGTGAGCGCGGGGTATCCGGCGCAGGTGCGCTTCGAGCTGCAACGACTCGAGACGACCCTCGCGGCGGTCCGCGTGGGCAGCGACGCCGCCGCACTCGCGCCGCCGCCCGATGCCCCGGTCACGACGATCACGCTGACAGCCGACCTCGTGCGGCGCGCCCCGGGCGCGCTGGCCGATGTGAGTCGCCTCGTGCAGTCGCTGCCGGGCGTGGCCGCCGGCAACGACCAGCGCAACGACATCATCGCCCGGGGCGGGGCGCCGAGCGAGAACCTGTTCCTGATTGACGGCTTCGAGGTGCCCGGCATCAACCACTTCGGCGCCCAGGGGACGTCCGGCGGCGGGATCGGGATGTTTCACAACGAGCTCCTTGCGCAGGCCACGTTCCATGCGGGCGCCTTCCCCTCGCAGTACGGCAACCGGCTGTCGGCGGTGCTCGACCTCCGGCAGCGGGACGGCGATCGCGAGCGCTGGCGGAGCCAGGCCGACATGAGCCTCGCCGGGCTGGGGCTGATCGTCGAGGGACCGATCGGCCGTCGTGCGTCGGTCATCGCCTCGGCGCGCGAGGGGTACTTCGGCCTCCTGGCCGGCCCGTTCGGACTCACGGCCGTGCCGCGCACCACTAATGGTCAGTTGCGTGCGTCCTGGGAGCCTGGCGCCGGTCACCGCGTCTGGCTTTCGGCCATTGCCGGCCGGGACGGCATCGACTTCGAGAGTCTCCCCACCGACCTCGAGAACCTCGACCCGACCGGTTCGGAGATCGTGCGAGGTGACCGCCACATGGCGGGCCTCGGCTGGCAGCATCCGCTCGGCGGGCGCGGGGTCGGCCGATTCACCGTGAGTCGCTCCGGGCTGGGCTACGGCGAGGAAGTCAATGAGGCGCGGCTCGGCGGCGCGCGAGCGTGGTTCAACCGGTCGCGCGAATCGGAGGTCACGGCAAAGTATGACCTGACCATGCAGCTTCCGGGGTTGGGCGAGCTCAACGCCGGGGCGGTGCGGCGGCGGCTGGCGACCCGGACGCGCATGGAGGCCCCGTTCGGCAGCTTCCTGCCGCTGGCGCCGTCGGGGCGCGTGAACCCGTTCGCCAGCGACGCGACCACGCGCGGCGACGTTGACGGCCTGCACCTGCAGCTGAGCCGGGCGGTGGGGCCCGCGCAGGTGACGGCCGGCGTGCGGGCCGACCGCTTCGGGATGTCCGAGGCGGTTCGCGTCGGCCCGCGCATCGCCGCCGCGTTCCGCGTCGCGCCGACGCTCGAGCTCACCGGCGGGGCGGGGCGCTATCACCAGCAGGTGCCGTTGGTCTACGTCGCCGCGATCCCCCGCAACCGCGCGCTGCCGCCAATGCGTGCCGACCACGCAGTCGTCGGCCTGGCGTGGACGCCCGCCCCCGCGCTGCGCGTCACGCTCGAGGCCTACGAGAAGCGCTACGCCGACTACCCGGTCTCCACCGACCTTCCGCAGTTCACTCTCGCGAATGCTGGCGACAGCTACGACGTGGTCGGCGCGCTGGTGCCGCTGACCGCCCGCGGGGTGGGACGCGTGCGCGGCCTCGAGCTCTTCGCGCAGCGCCAGCTGGTGCAGGGGACGTACTGGCAGGCGGCGGTCTCCACCACACACTCGCGGCAGGCGGCGCTCGACGGCGTGCTGCGCCGCGGGGCGTATGACGCGCCGTTCTCGGCGACGGTCATCGCCGGCCGGCGCGTCCGCCAACGCTGGGACCTCTCGACCCGTGCCTCGTGGGCCGCGGGCCGGCCGACGACGCCCGTGCGCACCGACCTCTCGACGGCGCAGCAGCGCCTCGTGCTGGACGCCATGCGGCTCAACGAAGACCGGTCGGCCGACTACCTGCGCGTCGATATGCGCGCCGAGCGGCGGGTCGCCCTCGGCGGGCGGACGCTGGCGGTGTACCTCGACGTGCAGAACGTGACCAACCGCCGCAACGTGGCCGGATTCGACTGGAACTCGAAGACCAACCGGCTCGCCTTCACCGAACAGGCAGGGTTGCTGCCGGTGCTGGGCCTCAACCTGAAGTTCTGA
- a CDS encoding TetR/AcrR family transcriptional regulator — MRGRRNSPPILPRKAPRQDRSRELVEWILEAATRILAADGLAGLTTNRVAAVAGISVGSLYQYFPNKDALVVALIERTQRGVAEAVEAVAAQVRDAPLPAAIAAFVDLALHAQYDRSTLAVALDHEEQRLALRTELVAVHGRIRRAVADTIRPRVLRAALGYLEACRAEVR, encoded by the coding sequence ATGCGCGGTCGCCGCAACTCTCCCCCCATCCTCCCTCGGAAAGCCCCACGTCAGGACCGCTCGCGCGAGCTGGTCGAGTGGATCCTCGAGGCCGCGACTCGCATTCTCGCAGCCGATGGACTTGCCGGGCTCACCACCAACCGCGTCGCGGCGGTGGCCGGCATCAGCGTGGGGTCGCTGTACCAGTACTTTCCCAACAAGGACGCGCTCGTGGTTGCGCTCATCGAGCGCACCCAGCGCGGCGTGGCCGAGGCGGTCGAGGCGGTCGCGGCGCAGGTGCGCGACGCACCGCTGCCCGCGGCGATCGCGGCGTTCGTGGATCTGGCGCTGCACGCCCAGTACGACCGCAGCACCCTCGCCGTCGCACTGGACCACGAGGAGCAGCGCCTCGCGCTGCGCACCGAGCTCGTGGCGGTGCATGGGCGCATTCGCCGGGCGGTGGCGGACACCATCCGGCCGCGCGTGCTCCGCGCCGCCCTCGGTTACCTCGAGGCGTGCCGGGCGGAGGTGCGATAG